The Rhizobium favelukesii DNA segment GGTGCGGCCAGCCCGCCTGCCGAGACAGGTCGATGGCAGCTCCCAGGTGTTCGGGACCGAACGTCGCAAGATCGATCTGACGTGTTTGCATTGGAATGTCCTTCATTTCTGGTCACAAGTGTGAGGCAGTATCGGCCGGAAGATTGTCTGAAGGACGCGGCCCGGACGGTATCTTATGGCTTTGCAGGCGCATGCCGCCGCATCTTATGCTGACAACGAACGCGTGCGCGAGAAACGCTGTCCTGGAAGAGAAGTGAAACGCCCCAGGACGCACAACCTTCTGCCAAAGCCGGCTTTAGATACGAAACAATCTGCTTTGATCGTTCGGATTTCAGTCGAGCGGGCGGGTGAACCTCGGCCTATGATGGCCACAGATGAAACCGCTACAGCTCAAGGACAGGTCATGACTCACTTCCGGCCGAAATACATCACCTTCGACTGCTATGGCACACTCACCAACTTCCAGATGGCGGAGGCGGCGCGCGATCTTTACGGTGATCAGTTCGACGAGCCGCGCATTGCCGAGTTCATCAAGAACTTTGCCGCCTATCGCCTCGACGAGGTACTGGGCGATTGGAAACCTTATAATGAGGTGGTTCACAACTCGCTTGAGCGGACCTGCAAGCGCAACGGCATAAAGTTCCATGATGAAGCTGCGAGGGCGGTCTACGAGCGCGTCCCGACCTGGGGGCCGCATCCGGACGTTCCGGCAGGCCTTGCCAAGATTGCTGAGGAAATCCCGCTGGTCATCCTCTCCAACGCGATGAACGCGCAAATCATGTCGAATGTCGAAAAGCTCGGGGCGCCGTTTCACGCAGTCTACACAGCGGAGCAGGCGCAGTCCTACAAACCGCGCTTCAAGGGCTTCGAATACATGCTTGATATGCTGGGCTGCGGCCCCGAAGACATTCTCCATTGCTCGTCTTCATTCCGTTACGATCTGATGTCGGCGCATGACCTCGGCATCAAGAACAAGGTCTGGGTCAATCGTGGCCACGAACCGGCGAACCCCTATTACGGCTATGTCGAAATCGCCGATATCTCGGGTCTTCCGGGCGTCGTCGGGCTCTGAGAAAGGCATGGCGATGAAGTTCCAATCCTACTGGCACGATACGGCCCCCGCTTTTGAAGGCGGTATGCAAGGTCCTGTCGAAGGACACTACGACGTCGCCATTGTCGGTGGCGGCTTCACTGGCCTTGCCGCGGCGCGCCAGCTGGCAAAGGCCGGCGCAAAGGTTGTCGTGCTGGAGGCAGAGCGGGTCGGCTGGGGTGCTTCGGGACGCAATGGCGGCCATCTCAACAACGGCCTTGCCCACAGCTTCATTGCCGCCAAGGCCGAACTCGGCAAGGAGCGAGCCATCGCGCTCTACAAAGCGCTCGACGCTTCGATCGATACCATCGAGGCAATCGTCGTAAAGGAGGGGATCGACTGCAATTTCCGTCGCGCGGGAAAGCTGAAGCTCGCGTCCAAGCCGCAGCATTTCGATGCGATCGCCCGCAATTTCGAGGCAGTTCACAAAGAGGTGGACCCGGAGACGGCGCTTCTTAGTGCAAATGATCTTGAAAGCGAGGTCGGCTCGCCCTTCCATGGTGCCATGCTGTCGAAAAAGAGCGCCATGATGCATATGGGACGCTATGTCGTCGGCCTTGCCAGTGCTGCCGCGCGCCATGGCGCCACCATCTTCGAGAAGGCGGCAGTGACCGCGCACCAAAGTGGCAACGGTCGCCATAGCCTCGCGACTGTACGGGGCACCGTTACCGCAGACCACGTGCTGGTCGCGACAGGCGCCTATACGCCGCCAGTGTTCGGCTATTTCCGACGTCGGATTGTTTCCGTCGGCAGCTTTCTCATTGCAACGCGTCCACTGACGGATGCAGAAATTGCGGTGACGATGCCGGGCAACCGCACCTGTGTCACCTCGATGAACATCGGCAACTACTTTCGGCTGTCGCCAGACAACCGGCTTATATTCGGAGGCCGCGCCCGGTTTTCGGCAACGTCCGATCAGCGCTCGGATGCAAAGAGTGGCGACATTCTCCGCAATAGCCTGCTTGAAATCTTCCCACAGCTTTCAGGGGTAGAGATCGACTATTGCTGGGGTGGGCTCGTCGATATGACCAAGGACCGCTATCCGCGCGCCGGCTATGTCGATGGCGTCTGGTACGCCATGGGCTATTCCGGCCATGGGGCGCAGCTGTCCACCCATCTCGGCATGATCATGGCCGACGCCATTCTCGGCAAGGCTGACCGTAACCCGGTCAAGGGCCTCGACTGGCCGGCCGTTCCTGGCCATTTCGGCAAGCCCTGGTTCCTGCCGCTGGTCGGATTGTACTACAAGACGCTCGACCGGTTTCAATAACGGCCAATCATCCATCCGGAACCGGGCGCCCAAAGTCTGCCGACAACCCTTCGCGCAAACCTCGGTTGCTTGCGCAATGCCGGACCTCCGCCCGCGACCGACCAAAATACTGGACCGTTCGGGATCGGCAGGATGAAGAGCTTGGGCTGGCCCGGCGATAGCGAGATTGATCCCAACAGCTGGACGCGCTATATAGCTAGACAGGCTAGCTTGGATGAGAATCATGGAATGGCAGTTACAGGACGCTAAGAACCAATTTTCAAAAGTCGTTCAGAAAGCTCGGGACGAGGGGCCACAAGTGGTAACCGTACGCGGCCAACGCGCGGCCGTCGTGCTGTCGGCCCGCGAATACGACGCCTTGCGCGCCGGCCGGCCGACCCTGGTTGACGATCTGCTGTCGGGACCTGCTTGGGATGACGCCCTCTCAGAGGTGGTGAGCGATCGCTCTAGGACACCAAGCCGAGAAGTCGCCTTCTGATGTATCTTCTCGATACCGACGTCATCTCAGAGGCGCGCCGCGGCACGCCTCAGGCCAAATCGTGGCTGCGATCGGTCGATCCTCTAACGGTCCATCTGAGCGTGCTCACGCTGGGCGAAATCATGCGAGGCATCGCCCTTAAGCAGAAGAACGACCCGAAGTCGGCTGCCCATCTCGCAGAGTGGCTACGCAAATTGCGTCACGACCATGGTGAGCGCATTCTACCCATATCAGACCAAATTGCAGTCGAATGGGGTCGCATCGCCGCAATCCGTCCACGTGGCGATATCGACGGTTTGATCGCGGCGACGGCAATCGTTCACGATCTCATCGTTGTCACGCGGAATGTCGCGGACTTCGAGGACACTGGTGCCATCATTGCCAACCCGTGGGATCCAGACGCGTGAGTGGGGGATGTTGGAACACCCTGCCTTGCAAATTTCCGTTTCGTTGCACGGTTGTCATAGGATCGGAAGGCGCTTGACATCCGCTCGCTGACAATCTCATCAAAATAATCCTCGTGAAGATGTAAGAGGGTCACGAGCTCAACGCCATCGAGGATGCCGTCAAACTCGATGGCCTCGGTCAGCCAAGTCCGCCGATATGGAAGCTCTTCATTTCGAGATATTCCTCGATGCCGCATTGGGCGCCTTCACGACCAAGACCGGATTGTTTCACGCCGCCGAAGGGGGCAACCTCGGTCGAAATTGCCCCGGTGTTCAGCCCGACCATGCCGAACTCGAGCGCTTCGCCGACATGCCAGGAGCGCTTGAGGCTCTCGGTGTAGAAATAGGCGGCCAGACCGAAGGGCGTGGCATTGGCAATCCTGATCGCTTCGTCCTCGGTTTCGAAGCGAAACAGCGGCGCGACAGGGCCAAAGGTCTCTTCTTTCGCAAGCAGCATCTCTGTTGTGGCGCCGGTCAGAACGATGGGGGCGGTGTATTGCCGGCCCTCCGGTAGCGATCTGCCGCTGGCCGCGATCTTAGCGCCTTTCGCAAGCGCATCGTCGATATGGCAGTTGATCTTGGTGATCGCCGCCTCGTTGATCATCGGGCCAATTGCCACACCTGGCTCGGTTCCCGGCCCGACCTTCATCGCCCTCACTCGGGCGCTGAGCTTTTCGGCGAAGGCGTCGTATACGCTAGCCTGGACCAGGATGCGGTTGGCGCAAACGCAAGTCTGACCTCCGTTGCGGAACTTGGAGGCGATCGCGCCTTCCACCGCGAGATCGAGATCGGCATCATCGAAGACAATGAACGGGGCGTTGCCACCGAGTTCGAGTGAAAGCCGTTTGATGCTATCGGCTGCACCGCGCATCAGCAGCGAGCCGACGCGTGTCGAGCCCGTAAACGAAATCTTGCGCACCGTCACATTGGCCATGATCTCGTTGCCAATGGCCGTGGGCATGCCAGTGACGATGTTGACGACCCCGGCCGGGATGCCCGCCCGCTCCGCAAGCACACCGAGTGCCAGCGCGGAAAACGGCGTGAACTCCGACGGCTTGATCACAACGGTGCATCCGGCCGCCAAGGCAGGCGCGACCTTGCGGGTGATCATCGCGTTCGGGAAATTCCAGGGCGTGACGATGGCGCAGACGCCGACTGCTTCTTTAAGCACGACGATACGGCGGTCGGGGGTTGGAGAGGGAATGGTATGGCCGCCGATGCGTCTCGCTTCCTCCGCAAACCACTTGACGAAGGCGGCGCCATAGCGGATCTCACCGCGCGCTTCGTCGAGCGGTTTGCCCTGTTCCAGCGTAAGGAGGAGCGCCAGATCCTCAAGGTTTTCGATCATTAACGCATACCAGCGTTCGAGGAGGCCGGCGCGTTCGGCATGGGTCTTCTTCTTCCACGGTGTGAAGGCTGCATCGGCAGCCTCGATCGCGGCGCGCGTTTCGGCAGCCCCCATATCTGGAACGGTACCGAGGATCGTCTGGGTCGCCGGGTCGATCACCTCCACGACCCCGCCAGAGGCAGCGCCGGTCCACGTCCCGCCTATCAGGCCCGTTTGCCGGAACAGTTCCGTGTCGTTCAACGTCTTCATGCTCATTCTCCAAACGATCAGTCGAGCGCGGCAAGAACCGCCGCAGTGATGGTTTCCGTTCTGTCTTTGCCCGGGACGGTGCCTATGCCACTGGCAGTCGTCCTTTTCAGCGCCTCCATGATCCTTCGTGCCGCGTCCGTTTCGCTGAGATGATCAAGCATCATTGCGCCGGACCAGATGGTGGCGATCGGGTTGGCAATGCCGAGATGGGCGATATCGGGCGCCGATCCGTGCACCGGCTCGAACATGGAGGGACCACTTCGATCGGGATTGATGTTGGCGGAAGCAGCAAATCCTAGACCGCCCTGGATGGCCGCGCCCAGATCAGTCAGGATGTCGCCAAAGAGGTTCGAGGCAACCACAACGTCGAGGCTTTCCGGTGCCATGACCATCCGGGCGGCCATGGCATCGATGTGATACATCGTGACCTCGACGTCCGGGTATTGGGCGGCGAGCTCCCTGGTGATTTCGTCCCAGAACACCATGGAATATTTCTGGGCGTTCGATTTGGTCACCGAGGCGAGCTTGCCGCGACGCAAGCGCGCCTGCTCGAATCCGAAACGCAGCACCCGTTCGACGCCGGTGCGCGTGAAGATCGAGGTTTCCACCGCGACCTCGTCGGCGGTCCCCTGATGAACACGGCCGCCGGCGCCGGAGTATTCGCCCTCAGTATTTTCCCGGATGCAGACGATGTCGAAAGCCTCCGCCTTCAAGGGACCTTGGACGCCAGGCAGAAGCCGGTGCGGACGGATATTGGCGTATTGCACGAAGGCCTTGCGGATTGGTAGCAGCAGGCCGTGCAGAGATACGGAATCGGGCACTTCTGCCGGCCAGCCAATGGCGCCAAGAAGGATAGCGTCGAAGCCGCGCAGTATCTGGATGCCATCAGCGGGCATCATGGCGCCGGTCTGCTTGTAGAAGGCGCATGACCACGGGAATTCCGT contains these protein-coding regions:
- a CDS encoding haloacid dehalogenase type II, yielding MTHFRPKYITFDCYGTLTNFQMAEAARDLYGDQFDEPRIAEFIKNFAAYRLDEVLGDWKPYNEVVHNSLERTCKRNGIKFHDEAARAVYERVPTWGPHPDVPAGLAKIAEEIPLVILSNAMNAQIMSNVEKLGAPFHAVYTAEQAQSYKPRFKGFEYMLDMLGCGPEDILHCSSSFRYDLMSAHDLGIKNKVWVNRGHEPANPYYGYVEIADISGLPGVVGL
- a CDS encoding NAD(P)/FAD-dependent oxidoreductase; translation: MKFQSYWHDTAPAFEGGMQGPVEGHYDVAIVGGGFTGLAAARQLAKAGAKVVVLEAERVGWGASGRNGGHLNNGLAHSFIAAKAELGKERAIALYKALDASIDTIEAIVVKEGIDCNFRRAGKLKLASKPQHFDAIARNFEAVHKEVDPETALLSANDLESEVGSPFHGAMLSKKSAMMHMGRYVVGLASAAARHGATIFEKAAVTAHQSGNGRHSLATVRGTVTADHVLVATGAYTPPVFGYFRRRIVSVGSFLIATRPLTDAEIAVTMPGNRTCVTSMNIGNYFRLSPDNRLIFGGRARFSATSDQRSDAKSGDILRNSLLEIFPQLSGVEIDYCWGGLVDMTKDRYPRAGYVDGVWYAMGYSGHGAQLSTHLGMIMADAILGKADRNPVKGLDWPAVPGHFGKPWFLPLVGLYYKTLDRFQ
- a CDS encoding type II toxin-antitoxin system Phd/YefM family antitoxin; this translates as MEWQLQDAKNQFSKVVQKARDEGPQVVTVRGQRAAVVLSAREYDALRAGRPTLVDDLLSGPAWDDALSEVVSDRSRTPSREVAF
- a CDS encoding type II toxin-antitoxin system VapC family toxin — translated: MYLLDTDVISEARRGTPQAKSWLRSVDPLTVHLSVLTLGEIMRGIALKQKNDPKSAAHLAEWLRKLRHDHGERILPISDQIAVEWGRIAAIRPRGDIDGLIAATAIVHDLIVVTRNVADFEDTGAIIANPWDPDA
- a CDS encoding NAD-dependent succinate-semialdehyde dehydrogenase — encoded protein: MKTLNDTELFRQTGLIGGTWTGAASGGVVEVIDPATQTILGTVPDMGAAETRAAIEAADAAFTPWKKKTHAERAGLLERWYALMIENLEDLALLLTLEQGKPLDEARGEIRYGAAFVKWFAEEARRIGGHTIPSPTPDRRIVVLKEAVGVCAIVTPWNFPNAMITRKVAPALAAGCTVVIKPSEFTPFSALALGVLAERAGIPAGVVNIVTGMPTAIGNEIMANVTVRKISFTGSTRVGSLLMRGAADSIKRLSLELGGNAPFIVFDDADLDLAVEGAIASKFRNGGQTCVCANRILVQASVYDAFAEKLSARVRAMKVGPGTEPGVAIGPMINEAAITKINCHIDDALAKGAKIAASGRSLPEGRQYTAPIVLTGATTEMLLAKEETFGPVAPLFRFETEDEAIRIANATPFGLAAYFYTESLKRSWHVGEALEFGMVGLNTGAISTEVAPFGGVKQSGLGREGAQCGIEEYLEMKSFHIGGLG
- a CDS encoding tartrate dehydrogenase, which produces MTHHRIALIPGDGIGRDVTAAAWSVLEKAAAIGKFRLEGTEFPWSCAFYKQTGAMMPADGIQILRGFDAILLGAIGWPAEVPDSVSLHGLLLPIRKAFVQYANIRPHRLLPGVQGPLKAEAFDIVCIRENTEGEYSGAGGRVHQGTADEVAVETSIFTRTGVERVLRFGFEQARLRRGKLASVTKSNAQKYSMVFWDEITRELAAQYPDVEVTMYHIDAMAARMVMAPESLDVVVASNLFGDILTDLGAAIQGGLGFAASANINPDRSGPSMFEPVHGSAPDIAHLGIANPIATIWSGAMMLDHLSETDAARRIMEALKRTTASGIGTVPGKDRTETITAAVLAALD